A stretch of the Ascaphus truei isolate aAscTru1 chromosome 4, aAscTru1.hap1, whole genome shotgun sequence genome encodes the following:
- the FBXO48 gene encoding F-box only protein 48, whose translation MQSCAVQEDAKNFESLLLEIKCLILGALDMKSLCVAARTCKSWNQIVENNDILWKKHCLAIGAVCQQESDEDGKYSWKKTFQINYGKKKVKEAWLRGEYSNIDSFSKLPEHSMCPMGAACWEEIVDAELKRKGTN comes from the exons ATGCAGTCTTGCGCGGTCCAGGAAGACGCAAAAAACTTTGAGAGCCTTCTGTTAGAAATTAAGTGTTTAATTTTAGGCGCACTTGACATGAAAAGTTTATGTGTTGCTGCAAGAACATGTAAAAGCTGGAATCAAATAGTTGAGAACAATGACATACTATGGAAAAAACACTGCCTGGCTATAGGAGCAGTCTGTCAACAGGAAAGTGATGAAGATGGAAAATATTCATGGAAG AAAACGTTCCAAATAAACTATGGCAAAAAGAAAGTGAAGGAAGCGTGGCTGAGAGGGGAATACAGCAACATTGACTCTTTTTCAAAACTGCCAGAACACTCCATGTGTCCTATGGGTGCAGCTTGCTGGGAAGAAATAGTGGACGCTGAACTAAAGAGAAAAGGAACAAATTGA